gcagctcaCTGGGCCAAGGGCCCAACACCCAGAAGCGTTAAAGCCACTTTGTACAGATCCTGGCCAGGACAGGAGAACCAATCCAGATCAGCTCCAACTGCATGCAGCTTGGAAGCTTGTGGggttgtttttcccttttgttaGAGCTGCACCCAATCTAAGTTATTCACAAaccttccttccctgctttgcAAGGGCCAACAAAGTCTTTAAAACTCCCTCTCTACTTTCTTCTCCTGCAGTTCTGCCTCCAAAATCCATCTCATGGCACAATGGAGAATCCTGAAGAGTCTGGTGCTCATCTGCCTCCCACAGCCTGCAAAGAAAAGCTCATAGCTACAATGAGGAAACTCATAAAAATGTAAGTCTGGAGTACATCAGCTAAACGTGCCCTTGTTACCTCCAGGAAGAGGTAGTGTATCAATCAACATCTTATTGCAAGATAAGCTCATCTATCTTTGGTGAGGTatcaaaggcagcagcaatgcTGGCTGCAAAATTTGGTACCCAGGTTAACAAGGAGACAGTGGACAAGGCCACTAATGAGACATCAGAGGGAATCCTTCTTTTTTATAGTTTTTGATTCCAAGACCAACCCCTAGAACACATTCCTTCTTCCCTGCAGTAGCAGCATATTAATTCCCCATTATATTCCCCTAAGTTCATCAAAGCTTAGAGAGAAAGGGGTCCCCATATTCATTCTTCCTGCATATTCCACTCCTAGTGAATATAAAGTAAAGCAGAACACCTGAAGGGACTGATcgaaaaaaacagaagagatgGAAACAGCACAGACAGAACAGAGCACACCAGGCTTCAAAGACAGAAGGATTTTACCAAGCAGTGCTGTTACAATCAGCATTTTACATTTGAAGGACAGTAAATAAACAGTTAATGAATAAACTTCTGAACATATCTAATTTCAATGCCTGAAATTAATCTGGAAATCTGAAATAGTTTTGCAAACATGATTCCCAGATCAAGTGTTGTTGTTGCTTAAAGCTTCAGCACAGCCTCACAAGGCAGGTTAAAGATGGGTAGTTGGGGTAACTCTGCACCACACCAGTCCAGATTGTACCATATGGGACCAATTTGGCAGCCATTCTAATAGGAGTCAATGACAGCCACACCATTAgctcagaagaaaagaaaactttcatAAAGTCAGCCTGGAAACGCCTGAATAAACTTCAGAGCTTCTAAAACAGTTACCATGGAGTCACTATGGAAACAAGCAGGGAGTTAAGCAAAGTGCTAATctcagcaaaacacaaaaaagaatgCTTATAGTCATTTAGCTTCTTTATTGCAAGGCTTGGTGCTGAAACACAAGGCTGGCTTATCCCCTGAAGTCCCAGATATTCCTTCCTTGCTCAAAAATATACACTAGTACTCAGCTTACTGTATGATTGAAGGATAAATTCAACCTAACAGACGCAAAGCACATGTCAATGTGGATCTCCCACAAGCCAACCTCACACACACTGGGCAGAGAAACAAGAGTTGTCATGGTGGACAGCCAAGGTGGTTTTAAAGAGTGGTTTGCAATCCACCCTGGATCTGGGAGAAGTGCAGTCCCAGGGGTAAGTGGGACAATGCACGTGGTCAAAACCTGCAGGCTTTGGCAACTACTGCTTCCCTTCCAGTGAGTGCCAAGAACAAGGAGCCAACTGATACCACTGCACCACACAATCCACATCACACAAGCTGTGTGATAGCAGCAAATGTGACACGTTTGTAAGGGTTAATACAAGCTTGCACTCTGCAAGGGGTGCTGCTGTTCAGCGGGACTCtgggaaagcaaagctgaaCTACTcatctgcaaagcagaaaatccaCAACACTCACATGGCCATtgccacacacagagctgcttggTTTTTCttgggggaggaaaaagagatGTGGCTTCTCAGGGGAAGGACCTAAAACTTTCTCTTCCCACCAGTACTGTACTGAAACCAGCAGGAGATCATGTGGATTAGAAACATTCACGCACTGCTTGCTTTTTAGTAAACAATGAGGGAAGACTACATGAACTACACTGAAAACAgctgcaaaaacatttttcaaactgCTGCAGGTTTCTTtctgaacagcagcacaaaggatTGATACCAAGAGAAAAGGATTCAGAACAAGCTTCCAGCCTGCAGAGAAACACAGATCAGAAAGCCAGGTATTTGATAGTGAAACTCAACCTGGATTTTAGAGGTTTGCCTGTTAACATTAACACAAGCAGGACCTGTGCACTTGTACACAGCCAGTGTAGCATCATTCTCCTCAGGCAGCCCAGCAACATGTAAGGTGCTGAAACCCATTTCTGTAAATACACAGCAGTTTCAGCATCTGATTCTTTCCACTCTCCAGTATCCATACTGGGAGCTCAAAACTGCTAACCTAAAAACCAAATCACACAGCATCATAATCACCCTTCAGATTAGAGAACTGAAATTCACTCCGAAATTCTTGTGGCCAGAATTCCATCACTCCTGACATATTACCACAAATGCTTTTCATCTCCTTCCACATTTTCACAGGACACAATGATTAGAGGCACATGATTCCTATCACTATTCTAAGCCAATTTTGTTCCAGGCTGTTCATTACTTGTTTGTGATCTGTTAAACTCTGCTCTTTGAGAAGGGGTGGAATGAGTAGCTAATTCATTACTAGTGAAATATCTGACATTTATTGATGATGAGAGGATATCTTGCAAGAAGACACCAAGTTCAAAttttcacagagcagcagatcaTACACTTAATGCTGAACACCATGATTGAAAGAGTGCACAGCTGAGtggcaaaaacaaaaacttatGGCCTCTGAGCTTTTAGGAGTTCATTTCTCTGAGTGCTTCACATTACTGGTCAtaggagaaggaaaaacatcaaggagcagcagcagtgtaaACATGACATGTCAAAGAGGTtattaaaatagtattttattttatgaataaaaaCTAAACAGAATTAGGACATGgttctattttctctttttccttgtttcctttgAAGTATGCTGATCATCTCTTTTTGAACCAAAGCCATATCTACCATTCCTGTGCTGATCCTGCCACTCACtctccagctgcctcagcaTTTCCTGTGTCAGAAGTCCCTCCTGCAGCAATCTGTTGGCAAGAGATCCACGTCCATAGCTTTTCAcatcctcctgcctgctgccaagCCGAGAGGGTCTCGAGTTCTTGGCTCTTCTCAGTCCTGCAGCCTCCACTGCAATGGACAGGGCCTCTGTGGAGGCTGCACCGTGACGGTCTGAAACTGCCCTGGCATCCTTCTGAGTCCTTGAGAGAGGAAAGTCTTCTGAGATAgcctcagctgtgccaggagcagctgcagactGGGATGCTCGGATCAGCTTGGTGATGTTGCAGACACCAATCTGGATAATGTCATCCAGTTTTTTCTGAATGTCCCTTACAAGGACAGCGTCAGGGAACATATCCACAAAGCGGTAACTGAAGGGAGGCAAAAGAACACACAATCAAACCTTCTCACTGGGACAAAGATGGGATATACACTAAGTAGAAAGAAGATTTATCACATGCTGCATGGGAAGGTCACCgtattttaatttgtatttcagCTGCTCCAGTCCAGGATCACCTTGTTTCTACCTTTCTCTTTCTGTCAGTCACAAACTGCTCCCTGCAGAACTCAATGCCTCAAGATTGCATTGTCAAGATCCTCTACAAGGCCAAAGGAGCCCATCCTGCACCATGTACATATGGGCTCaaaaacactgcatttctagGACTGTAAGTCATAAataattggggaaaaaaaattaaacaaccCACCACTTTTCAAGCACAAAGACAATACCTTAACCACAGATAGAGGTCAAAAACATCGTGCACAGCTTCAAGGTGCACAAGTTCCTTGATGTTTTTTGGAGCAGCTAAGGGCCACTTGGTGTGCCGGCAGAGCCAGTCGAAGGTCAGCGGCTCATTTCTACTGAACTGCCGTGcaaactgaaaaacaagcaGATTCAGTCAAGTCCTGTTAGTCAGGAAACAAGAAATCCCCAAAGAGTTAACTTCCCCCGAGTCTGTATACATAGAATACTCCATAAAATACCTGCTTTGTTTTACACAACCCAAATGCCACACATTCTTTTACTTAATTACTCAACACAGGAGTCACCTCTCCTTTCCAGGGCCTCATTAATACAATTTGTCCATGGGCCATGCACAGAGTTCAGCAACAAAAGCACAGAGCTATCCAGAAAAGCTTAACACTGAAGGCATTTGATTTCATCTAGCAAAGCAGATGGACTTTGTGTCTTTTTAAATCCTCCTTCTCCTATGTGGCTAATTATCTTGTTTCAGGGTTGCCAGGgttcagaatattaaaaaacctGGTTTAGGAAACACACTACCCACAAACCAAACAGATTAACCTGCACTAGAAATCTGCTCTTCTGAAACTCAGATATCTCAGCTCTTCAACTAACAGAAAAACAAGTCAAATAagatttaaatgtaaaattttcaAGAATGCTGATGACTTGGAATAACTGTTTCCTATCTGGCTGATACTGAAGTGGGTTTTCTTGGCCAAGGAATAGGGCTTAAATTCACACAAGCATTCACAACAGCTTACCTCCCTCTAACACCACATTATGGCCCTCTGCACCTTCACTACTTGGAATCCAAAAGCTCAGCATTTTCCTAACAAGGCACTTTTTTCCAGTCTTTAATCAATCACTCATTTTTTAAGGATTATTACCCAGTTTTGAGAAGCAGAGTTCTAATATTTCTGACATGAGGGCACCACAtcagtttcatttttatattaattcattttaaaagtttaatgcAGTCTTTAAAAAGGTAACAATGGCAATACTGTCTAACAAAGTAACAGTCCCAAGTGACATTATTAttaaatctgaaaaatcagCTGACTATAAATTCCTCAAAATAATCACTCTGAGGGCACAGCAAAAAACAATTCATCCAGGCCTGAAAAGTAAAGTGACATAATTCTGAGAGCAacttccagctctgtgttttctgaggTTTAAATTCTATGTAACTGTATTACAGCATCAGCAATCACCCTTAATCCCACATTCTCTCCTTTTGTTGACAAGCTAACAGCTCAAAGAAGAAGTAACTTGGTTTTTAATGACTGCTTTTAGGAACACTAGTGCAAAGCTTTAGGGAACACAAATCTCATCTCTCCCAGTTCAGAGCTGGCATACAAGGACAAGCAGTAGGATCTTCAGAGGCAAACAGCAGAAGCTGCCCAAACTTCAACCTACATCATGATGATCAGTTTTCAGAAGTTAAAACCTCTGGTCCATAAAAATAGTGGACAATTCAACACATATCCAGctattttatgtatattttatgtatatgcAAGCACTTcaagaaaaatctcaaattatCTGATAGCAAAGCCCACAACAAATACAGCAGCTAGACACAGTCCCAGTGCACCAAAACCTTCTTGGTCCAATATAAACACCACattttttgaggggaaaaaaatagctgaCCTTCAACAAAGTGGTACACACAAAAGGCTCTTTTCTGTTCAAGGGTGCAGTGCAGAAGACGTATCGTGATCGCAGATTTAGCGGAATGTGCTGAATCATATCTGCCAGAAATTTAAAGTCATCAATATTGCAGACAAAGTACATCCCATCGACTTGTGAGAGGCTCACAAAAATATcctgtgaaaataaaaccaaatgtCAGAATGTTATTGCAGGAGAGGGTTGTTAAGCTTTGCCttaccaaacaaaaaaattatttagccTTTGAAAGACTACTTCTACTGAAAGAACAATTGAAAACCATCAAATCTGACCACAGTAATAAAAAAGCAGGCAGGGGAGTCCCTCCTACTCTCTCAGCAGAATTTGCATTAAATTCTCCCACACAGGATTAGAGGAGAAGACATAACACACAACACtttatttaaatgctttcaGTCAGTCTCCTAATTAACAAAGTTCTGGAAGGGTACATTTTAGGTACAAAGAACAGCATCACAGGAACCTGTTACCACTGTGTTTAGAAATTTCTCCAAGTTCATCACTTAGCATGACCCAAAAAGCTAACTTTACAGCATGCAATTCAATAATTGGGGTATTTTTAGTTCAATGTCAGGATCAGATCTATTTTAGGAAGAAGGAAGTATTCCAATAGAGGAGTTCAAAGTAAACatggagaaatggaaaatgcacCCTGCAGGGGGTATTTTATGGGCctccaaaattatttctctaacataaatcttttaaagatttttttaaaaaacatctttaaagaaatgctgagctttttaattaaatatgtgACTGAATATTTAAGAGACAAAACCAACACAAGGTTTTTATCTTAATACTACTGTGCTAGCCCAAAAAttgctaatttaaaaattttaaagatgtgTTGTTACCCTACCAGACTAAGTCTTCCAGGAGGTCTCCAGGTATAATCTTTTATTTCAAGGTTAGAAATAACACATTTTGCTACATAACAGCAGATCAGCAGGAACAATAATGCACATTTAAAACCATGAAAGCTGCCAAGGATTTCTCAGTTTACTAAAAGCTGTGATAACATTTTTTCAATACAGTATTGGAATCTTAATTTGTACTTTATAATGTTTAGGTACATCCAAGAACTAGTACCTAAGGAGGAGATTGAATTGATTCCACAAAATCAGTTTTCTAAAAGCTACAAACACACTGTTTCACCACAAAATTcacagaaacagggaaaaaaaaatcaggtagCTTTCAGATATGTGGAAATCTGACATGACCAACTTCCCAggaattttcaaataatttatttcaatttagaTCTCTAATATCTTCAGCCTCAGACTGAAATGTCtacatttaaatttcaaaaagcTGGAATGAAAAAGCTGCTGCACAGTTTTAAACACTGTGTAAAAATGACTGACATGTTTCAACCGCTTTCAAGTTTATTGTAGCACAGAAAAGTTAAACATCCTAAACCTCTCTGCAGTCACTTGTGTGGCAGAGAGAAGAATCCAAGTgattaaaaaacacacacaggctgTCTTGTCAGGTCTCCCAAAGGCAGGTTTGCACAAAGCAGTGACTATTAGTGGTACtaaattttgaaagcagaaggTAATATTTTGATCATTCTTACGATTAAGTTGGATAGAGTGGCATCAGGAAGATGATAAGCAAACATTTCTATCTGCTCAGGAGTAGGGTGTAGGCCAGCTGcctaaatggaaaataaagaaaaaaccttCCATTAATTCTCAGCATTGCTTCAAAGTTAATGCACCAGAAACAACatattaaaagacaaaatgtaaGAAACCAAAGCACCCTGCAGACTCCAGTTTGTTTAGCATACTTAGCTAAATCAACTTAAGTTAAAAAAGAACTTAAAGAACTTTTAATTCTTAAAAGTGCAAATTCAATATAAAAGCAACACTGCAAGTCTCCAAAtggataaaatataaaatatattcaaagcCACTCTGGCAAAACACAACCCATTTTCATTACTAAATTGCAAccagacagaaggaaaatataatttggGCTCAGAACATCATAagccagccccagagcacagctgtacAAAGTGGCACTGAGGCTCTCACCTTGACAGGGGGCACAGCATCACTGAGAATCCCCCTCAGCTGCACCAGGTCTTCGCGGTGCATGGTTGTGACCTCGCCCTGTTTGAAGGAGGAGCCGAAgcgcccggccctgcccgcgATCTGCAGGGCCTGCGAGGTGGTGATGGAGTCTatctccttctctcccttctcattCACAGTTGGCTTTACTATGGAGTTAAAAATTATCCTTCTTATACACCTggaattttcaaacaaaaactAATTATTGTTTGCAGATTACTTCCAATATGAAGAAttaaagcttttgcttttttataaGCTTTTTCTCCTCTATAAATTAGGGTATCACAGGTAGAGCTTATGAACACAGCATATTCTAAAAGGCAGGAGAAGGCTACTGGCTAGCTGAAGGAGAATGATCATCCCTGCACACATTAATCATGTCCTAATCACCTCCCAATCCATCCAGCACCACCTGCCTCAGCAGTTTGCAGCAATGTGAGTGTATATCATTCACCAATTAAATACATCTGAAACTGGGCTGAACTTGCTCTGCATTTCACAAATGCAAGAGAGTGGTAACTCTGACCATTTGACTCCAGTTGATCCAGCACATTTGACTCCAGTTGATCCAGTGGGCTCTGTCATCTACAGCCAACTATCACCTTAATTAGGCCAAGGGAGCAATTTAGTtcttaaaagcaattttaaaattagttctGCCTAGCCAAATTGATCACTACTTCAAAATTGAAAGGTATATACTGCGTTGTCTAGACACAGCAGGTACTTAGATGAGTTAATCAGACTAGGGAGataaaaagtaatgaaattaaTGTAGCAGTCACacccaaaggaaaataaaagtagcATAACCTGCTGCAAGTACTTACAAATTGAGTCCCATTCCAATTGCATCTGTAGCAACTAAAATTTTGCACGGATCATCAGGATCATTGAATTTCTTTGCCTGCTCAAGCTTTGTTCCTAAAACAGAATGACAGAACACTTCACATAGCAAACTTCATACAAAATAAAGACAACCCATCACTAAGTCAAACATCATTATAACaggctaagaaaaaaaagaaataaattggtATTTGGCCACAGATGgggggagggggcaggagggatTTAAatcattcccagagctgtggatAGACCTCATTTAATTATATCTATCTGAAGATCCAAATTAAGTACATAATAAAGGTCTAATCCCAAGATTAAAACACCAGTCAATGAAAGCTGATTACTTTCTCTAGCTATATAGGGTAGCAAATCTAGGAAACGTGcagtgctttattttaaaatcaagcaAGCAGTACAAGGGGGTTTTCTCCTAAGAAGAGCAGCAAGAAACAGAACTCCCCCTTAACAATAAAAGCACAAGTGCTTTACCTGGAGGCAGACTGCCATATATGACAGCACATTCTAATCCTCTGGCTTCAATCTGCCGGCTCACAGAGTAAATGTCATTCTTACTGAAACAGACAATGCAGTCCCCAGGCCGGAGGTTATCCAAGGACTCCAAGGCATAATCCAGCACAGTCAGAGGAGTCAGTCTCTCGTAGTTTCGGACCTAGAATTGAAGGTGTCAAAGATGGTGTCTTTTTAAACTCAAATTCCATTGTATTGAGACATCCTGTAAAGTCAGCAAACTTGAGAGCACCGTGCCCTCCTGGAAGATCGGAACTATAAAAAATGTCCATACACAGCTGtagcagctgcagcatcccctgaAGGCACTCATCAAACCAGTAtcttctttcagaaaaacagtaccactatttaaaaagagaaaggactTTGCAACATCTTTGCTTTACAGAAACTGAGACACATTTTAACAAGGCTTCCTGCAGAGAAGTGATACCCCCAGAAAGGACCCTACATTTTTCATCCTGTTTTACAGCAAAGAGAACCTGATATTCTGTTCACAGCTTCTCAGAATTACTTACTTCAACTTCCTCCCCTGTAGTGTACATGAGCTCTGTCACCAAGTCAATAGCAGCAGGTTCTCCACAAACGTGGATTTCTTCGGCACAGAGGCCTGAAGAAGGTCCAgtgaaacaaaaagcaaaatgttacTTGTTTAGATACAACAGTAACTTTAGCTGGCTCTTAAGGTATCAAAAAAACTGTCTTTTGGTTGCTAAACACAATCCTTCAACAACCCAAACCTCCACCTAAAGCCTCTCTCACAAGACACTATTTCCCTAGAGCTGCTCTTGGATCTCTTACCAACAGGTGATATTGAC
The DNA window shown above is from Oenanthe melanoleuca isolate GR-GAL-2019-014 chromosome 6, OMel1.0, whole genome shotgun sequence and carries:
- the SUPV3L1 gene encoding ATP-dependent RNA helicase SUPV3L1, mitochondrial isoform X2, producing the protein MLDCMDDLRKISDLRLPPNWYPDARAIQRKIIFHAGPTNSGKTYHAIQRFLSAKSGIYCGPLKLLAHEIFQKSNDANVPCDLVTGEERVFANEDARQAPHVACTIEMCSTNTPYEVAVIDEIQMIRDPARGWAWTRALLGLCAEEIHVCGEPAAIDLVTELMYTTGEEVEVRNYERLTPLTVLDYALESLDNLRPGDCIVCFSKNDIYSVSRQIEARGLECAVIYGSLPPGTKLEQAKKFNDPDDPCKILVATDAIGMGLNLCIRRIIFNSIVKPTVNEKGEKEIDSITTSQALQIAGRAGRFGSSFKQGEVTTMHREDLVQLRGILSDAVPPVKAAGLHPTPEQIEMFAYHLPDATLSNLIDIFVSLSQVDGMYFVCNIDDFKFLADMIQHIPLNLRSRYVFCTAPLNRKEPFVCTTLLKFARQFSRNEPLTFDWLCRHTKWPLAAPKNIKELVHLEAVHDVFDLYLWLSYRFVDMFPDAVLVRDIQKKLDDIIQIGVCNITKLIRASQSAAAPGTAEAISEDFPLSRTQKDARAVSDRHGAASTEALSIAVEAAGLRRAKNSRPSRLGSRQEDVKSYGRGSLANRLLQEGLLTQEMLRQLESEWQDQHRNGRYGFGSKRDDQHTSKETRKKRK
- the SUPV3L1 gene encoding ATP-dependent RNA helicase SUPV3L1, mitochondrial isoform X1, which produces MSRCAWPLLRRLPARAGLALRHGGAAAAAPRRVRPAASSSASSGDGGASSRAPDTSLFVPVPLKPGLGGAAEEDVGAELTRPLDKSEVLKNLNKFYKRKEIQRLGAENGLDARLFHQAFISFRKYIMESSSVSADLHIILNDICCGAGHVDDLFPFFLRHAKQIFPMLDCMDDLRKISDLRLPPNWYPDARAIQRKIIFHAGPTNSGKTYHAIQRFLSAKSGIYCGPLKLLAHEIFQKSNDANVPCDLVTGEERVFANEDARQAPHVACTIEMCSTNTPYEVAVIDEIQMIRDPARGWAWTRALLGLCAEEIHVCGEPAAIDLVTELMYTTGEEVEVRNYERLTPLTVLDYALESLDNLRPGDCIVCFSKNDIYSVSRQIEARGLECAVIYGSLPPGTKLEQAKKFNDPDDPCKILVATDAIGMGLNLCIRRIIFNSIVKPTVNEKGEKEIDSITTSQALQIAGRAGRFGSSFKQGEVTTMHREDLVQLRGILSDAVPPVKAAGLHPTPEQIEMFAYHLPDATLSNLIDIFVSLSQVDGMYFVCNIDDFKFLADMIQHIPLNLRSRYVFCTAPLNRKEPFVCTTLLKFARQFSRNEPLTFDWLCRHTKWPLAAPKNIKELVHLEAVHDVFDLYLWLSYRFVDMFPDAVLVRDIQKKLDDIIQIGVCNITKLIRASQSAAAPGTAEAISEDFPLSRTQKDARAVSDRHGAASTEALSIAVEAAGLRRAKNSRPSRLGSRQEDVKSYGRGSLANRLLQEGLLTQEMLRQLESEWQDQHRNGRYGFGSKRDDQHTSKETRKKRK